A window of the Falco rusticolus isolate bFalRus1 chromosome 1, bFalRus1.pri, whole genome shotgun sequence genome harbors these coding sequences:
- the ANXA5 gene encoding annexin A5 — translation MAKYTRGTVTAFSPFDARADAEALRKAMKGMGTDEETVLKILTSRNNAQRQEIASAFKTLFGRDLVDDLKSELTGKFETLMVSLMRPTYIFDAHALKHAIKGAGTNEKVLTEILASRTPAEVQSIKQVYLQEYEANLEDKITGETSGYFQRLLVVLLQANRDPDGRVDEGLVEQDAQVLFRAGELKWGTDEEKFITILGTRSVSHLRKVFDKYMTISGFQIEETIDRETSGDLEKLLLAVVKCIRSVPAYFAETLYYSMKGAGTDDDTLIRVMVSRSEIDLWDIRQEFRKNFAKSLYQMIQKDTSGDYRKALLLLCGGNDE, via the exons TACACGAGAGGCACCGTGACAGCCTTCTCTCCTTTTGATGCCAGAGCTGATGCAGAAGCTCTTCGTAAGGCCATGAAAGGAATGG GGACTGATGAAGAAACTGTTCTGAAGATCCTTACCAGCAGAAACAATGCTCAGCGTCAAGAAAttgcatctgcttttaaaaccttATTTGGCAgg GATCTTGTAGATGACCTGAAATCAGAACTTACCGGCAAATTTGAAACATTGATGGTATCTTTGATGAGACCAACATATATTTTTGATGCTCATGCACTGAAGCATGCCATCAAG ggagcaggaacCAATGAGAAAGTGTTGACTGAAATTCTTGCCTCCAGAACACCTGCGGAAGTGCAGAGTATTAAACAGGTTTATCTGCAAG AATATGAGGCCAACTTGGAGGATAAGATCACAGGAGAAACATCAGGCTATTTTCAGAGACTGCTGGTGGTCCTGTTGCAG GCAAACAGAGATCCTGATGGCAGAGTTGATGAGGGTCTTGTTGAGCAGGATGCACAG gttttgtttagAGCTGGGGAGCTGAAATGGGgaacagatgaagaaaagttCATCACCATCTTGGGAACCCGAAGTGTTTCCCATTTAAGGAAGG tgtttgACAAATACATGACTATTTCCGGCTTTCAAATTGAAGAGACCATTGATCGTGAAACCTCTGGTGATTTGGAGAAGCTGCTTTTGGCAGTTG tgaaatgcatCCGAAGCGTGCCTGCCTATTTTGCTGAGACTCTGTATTATTCCATGAAG gGGGCTGGCACTGATGACGATACCCTGATCAGAGTCATGGTTTCAAGAAGTGAAATTGATCTGTGGGATATTAGACAAGAATTCAGAAAGAATTTTGCAAAATCATTGTATCAAATGATTCAg AAAGATACGTCTGGGGACTACAGGAAAGCACTCCTGCTCCTCTGTGGTGGAAATGATGAGTAA